The DNA segment AGAACTTCGGTTAAAAAAATTTGTGAAAAATGTAAGATAATTAAACGCAAAGGAATTATTCGCATCCTTTGCTCCAATCCTAAACATAAACAAAGACAAGGATGATTGGTAAATTGTAACTAATCCCTTTATTACCATTTAACCAGTTACCATGCAAAAAGGAGGAAGACATTGGCAAGAATTAGTGGAGTTGATTTACCAAGAGATAAACGGGTAGAGGTCGGATTAACCTATCTATATGGAATAGGATTAACTACTTCACAAAAAATTCTCAAGATGGCAAATATTAAGCCAGATACCAGAGTTAGAGATTTAGCCGAGGATGAAGTTGTCAGAATTAGAAATATTATTGAGCATAGTTTTAAAGTTGAAGGAGACCTTCGTCGAGAAGTATCTACAAATATAAAGAGATTAACAGAAATTGGGTGTTATCGAGGGATGAGGCATCGTCGTGGCTTACCAGTTCGAGGTCAACGCACACATACTAACGCCAGAACCAGAAGAGGGCCACGAAAAGTTGCGGGAATGATAAGGAAAAAATAAAGAAAAAGGGTAACCGTTCAGGATATAGCCACAGAGTCACAGAGAACA comes from the bacterium genome and includes:
- the rpmJ gene encoding 50S ribosomal protein L36, with product MKVRTSVKKICEKCKIIKRKGIIRILCSNPKHKQRQG
- the rpsM gene encoding 30S ribosomal protein S13; the encoded protein is MARISGVDLPRDKRVEVGLTYLYGIGLTTSQKILKMANIKPDTRVRDLAEDEVVRIRNIIEHSFKVEGDLRREVSTNIKRLTEIGCYRGMRHRRGLPVRGQRTHTNARTRRGPRKVAGMIRKK